The Paenibacillus beijingensis nucleotide sequence GGCAAGCGGAAACGATGGCGGAAGAATCGGTTATCCTGCCAACTATAGTTCCGTCGTTGCGGTAGGTGCCGTCGACAGCAGCCTGTCACTTGCCGGGTTCTCCAACTACGGTAAAAATCAAGAGCTTGTGGCGCCGGGAGTAGGTACGTTATCCAGTGTTCCAGAAGGTTCCGGCATGCTAACCTCAACCAAGGAGATCGAAAACGGGGTCGAAACGAGCTATCGCAGCGGCGGGATCGAATTCTCTGCACTCGGTGACGCAACGGGCCCTCTTATCGACTGCGGCTTGGCCGATTCGATTACCTCATGCAGCAGCAAGCCGGAAAGCGGCTCTTGGATTGCATTCATCAATCGGGGTAGTAATACCTTTGCTGAAAAGGTTCAAAATGCAATAGCGCAAGGTGCAGCGGCAGCTATCATCGCCAACAATGACACCGCCAATCCCGATGACCCCGGCAGCTTTACACTCGGCAGCGCCGGAAGCTGGATTCCTGCCGTTTCCGTCTCTTACAACAGCGGGAATTCGATTCGAAGCGGCGCACTCGGTATAGGGATCGTTAACGTTTCCCCATGGGACTACAACTATTTCGAAGGCACTTCGATGGCTACGCCTCACGTTTCCGCAGTAGCCGCACTCGCATGGTCCGTTAACCCGCAGCTTACGAACGAGCAAATCCGCCAAGTGCTTCAGACCACAGCTCAAGACTTAGGAACGGCTGGACTAGATAACCTTTACGGATATGGACTCGTCCAGGCAGATGCAGCGGCACAAATGGCCGGAGAATTATAATGCTGAAGAGCTCAAAGCGAGCAGGATGCGCTGTGTCCTGCTCGCTTTGAGCTCTTTCTTTTTCTTAAACTCAGCCGCAATCTTCGGTTACCTCTTCAACCTGAACACCGCATATTTCATCATAAAAAAGCTGGAAACGGAGGATACTGCCATCGACAGCCCTTTAGCCGCATTGTGGATGAGCCATAAAGGAAGCGTTAGAAGCCCGAACATATACACACTGAGCAAAAAGACGGCGTTGCTGATAAGCAGACTGAGTAGCGCTTGAAAAGAAAAGGTGATTTTTTCGATAGACGTAAAAGATGCATCCTGCTGAAACGTGAAATTCGCGTTCCAATAATAACTGTTCAATACCGCGAGCGCATAGGCGATTGTATTAATCATAATTAATCCGACGGCGCTTGGCGACTTCCATAGCTGAAGCAGCAGGTTCAACGACAATAAATCGATAAGCCCGTTCAACAGGCCGATTGAGCTGAATGTGGCAAACTGTCTTTTGTGACCCGAAGGGATACGCTGCTTTGCCTTTAATACGTTTGAATAAAAGCCGAGCAGCTGCTCCGAAGGCATGGACCAGCCAAACCTGCTGCCCGTCGCATGCGAATTGCTCGACATGGCCGCTCTTACATGCGGATCGGCCAGCTTCTCTACAGCACGCTTCATACTGTCCGTATTCTCGGCCTCGAACAGAAAACCTGTAACGCCATCCTCTATCTGCTCGTTTGTCGGTCCGCTTTTTGCAGCCACGACGGGCAGTCCCGACACCATCGCTTCAAGCAAGACCAGACCTAACGTTTCCGACGTTGACGGAAACACGAATATATCGGAAGAAGCATAAGCCTGCGCCAACGAAGAACCATGAATAAATCCGGCGAAGACCGTATTCGTACCGTGGAAATGCTTTTCCAAAAAAGAGCGGTGCGGTCCATCCCCGACCAGCGCCAGACAATAGTCAGGGGAGGAATCCAAAATGTCCCGCAGCTTTTCGATATTTTTCTCGGCAGCAAGCCTTCCTACATAAAGCAGCATTATTTTGCCGGTCTGCCCGCCCGTCAAATAATCCCTCATTGATTCGGAATAATTGTCAGGACCGAAGAGCTCCGTATTTACGCCGTGCTTCCAAACATGAACGTCGCGGAAGCGTTTCGCCACCAGCTCGGTTTGAATCGCTTGGGATGGACAAAGATTGAGATCGGCCCGATTGTGCAGCGTCCGGAAAAACCACCATAGAACCGGCTTCAAAAAAGGAAGACCGTAGTAGTCCGCGTAATGTGGAATTTGCGTATGATAGGAGGCGATCATCGGAAGCTTTAACCGGCGTCCATAGAAGATGCCGGCGACTCCGAGCAGAGCCGGATTCACGACATGAATCAGATCCGGTCCGAACTGCTTCAAGGCCAGCTTCAATTTGCGGCTCGGATAAGCCAGCTTCTTGTCCCGGTACAGAAAAAAAGAGCGCGCCGGTATTCCTACCACTTTGGCACCCTCAAATTCCGTTACACCCAGATCCGGTGCAATAATACAAACATGATGACCGTTTAGCCGCAGCCACCGGATTGTGGCGCAAAGGCGCGTCACTATGCCGTCAGTCGAGGGCAAAAACGTTTCCGTTACGATCGCGATTTTCATAAGCTGCACGCTCCATCTGTTATTTCCAAGTCACTTTGAGATCCACATTCCCCATAATAACCCGGTCCTTGTGCTGCAGTGCGGTTGCCAGAATTCCGCGAAGCACACCATCGGTCAATAGATTCGGCCGAACTCCCAGATCAATCCCGAACATCATATTATAGCTGTCATGCATGCACTATGGACTATTTTAGTCTTTAATTATTATCTGACCGTTAATAGCACGTAAATTTTATTAAATTGGAAGATCCGCCTGAGGAGCCGCAATAATTAATCCGCCGTCATCCTTCATTCTGTGCTGCAATCCAGTCAATGCATTATATGTACACGTCGCAGCTGCTATGCTCAGGGCTGTCTTGCCATGAAAAAGATCGCCTATATCCGGCCAGCTTGGCCAGCAACAGGCGATCTTCTTGACTTTGTGTCCCGATCATCATATGTTCATCAGAAATGTCGATCTTAATCATGTTCAATAATAACCCTATTTTCTTTCTTATGAACCGAAAGCTTTGATGGATTGCTTTTTACTAATTCTTTGATTGGTGTAAAATCAATTTGTGCTCGATCCAGTGTGATATCAAGGACAATCTTTTCCCCTTTTAAAAATACCAAATTATGATAAATATCATCGTCTAATTAACATCGGTCATCATAAATTCGTTTCTTTGATTCGTTATCGCATATAAATTGCTCTCGAATTCCGTAAGATGTCGATCGCTGATATTATATTTATGATAATGATAGTAGCTAACAAAAAATGGGTTGAGAATGATGCTTAAGACTACCGCCGTAAAAAAATGTTTGAGCTTTATTTTCATTGACCCTCCAATGATTTTTCATTCTACGGGATCCATTCCATTAATCGTAATCAATTATTCCGCCTCCTGCTTTCTAATTCGAGTTGCTCAATTATCTCCAATTGGCCCTCCTGATTCTATAACTTGCTTTTCATCATGATCCCTGCTATTTCATTGTCATTAAAGTCTTTCATGATCTTTAGATCAAAGGGTTTAAAACCTAGCTTATAATAAAAGAGCAGCGCTTTCGTATTGATGTTGTGGCAGACCAAGTTGATTTCGTTCACTTTTATTTCCTCTTTTGCCCGGGCTTTTATGACACGGATTAAATGCTTTCCTGCCCCAATACCTCTAAACTCGGGATTAATAATGACATTTCCCAGCCAGCAGCTCTCGCCCTCTGTTCGATCATAAATATTGCAGTATCCAACGATCTTATTATTTCTTTCGATAACTGTAGGTAATAAGCGATTCTGCGCGATTTCAAATAGTTGCTCAGGATGAAGGGGATAACCTCCACGCGGAAACATAAAATAGGCTTCCATTTGATTTTGCGGAAAGGTCGAGATCAATTGGAAATCTTCTCTGTGTGCATCTCTAAAAGTAAACATCATGACACCAGCTTTTCTATTGGGTGTAGTGATTTGATTAGGCTTGATCGCTATAAACTAATAATACCATCTCGCCGCAACGGGAGATGGTATTATTTACGGTTTATATTCCTGTGCTGAAAATCCTATTTTCTTTATTAACGTAATGGCGATCTGTTTTTCCTCTACCGTAAGTCCCTGCATGATGGATTCAATCACTTCCGAGTGCGGTGGGAATAATTGATCGAACAGCTCTGTACCGGCCGCTGTTATTTCCGCGTACGTCACACGTCTGTCTTCCGGGCTTGCAACTCGTTTCAAGTAACCTTTCTGTTCCAGCTTATCGATGGTGTACGTAATGCTTCCGCTAGTTACAAGAAGCTTCTCACCTAAACGTTGTAAAGGAATTTTACCCTTATGATAGAGCAGTTCCAATACGGTAAATTCGGATGCGGACAATCCTCTTTTTTTCATATCTTTAACGGCATGATCCATAGCGACTTTATAGGCTTTGGAAAGAACCACAAAAAGCTTTAACGATAGTTCACGATTATCCATGATCGTACCTCCTCAAACCGCACTACCAAAATTCATAATCTTAACATAAAGATAAATATACCTTTATTTTATACCTCATGCAACACTGGCGCTTACGATGCTGACGCCATTGCCTTGTCACTAATACCGCCCGGGCAAGCTCCATATCTTGTTGCCGCATCGAATTGCCTTCATTACTGCTATCCCTCCCCATTTTTTTTGACGTAAAGCGGAAATCAGCGGTGCCGCACCTTTAGGCTCAGTTCGACTCCGTCCGGTTCGATTCGTTCCGGATGAGGGGGGCGATGGATGCCAGGTTATTTCCTAACGGCTGCCATAGCCGCTAATTGAATGAAAATGACCCATTTGAAATTTTAACGGAGCTGAGCGCCTTTATTGTATGCACGAATGGTCATATTTCAACGGAAACCTTCAAATAAGGTCTCTGACAACCGTTAAATTTTGCAAAAGGGCATTTTGAGCACATTAACGTCTTTCCAAGCCGTTAGCGCTCGAAGGTCGTCCATTCCGTCCGCGCGGGCTGAACCTACGATCCCATCGCTGCCAGCGATGCTCTATATCCACAATTCCTAAACAAAAAAAACACCCGGCCGGCATACGCGATGCCAACCGGGCGTCCAAGATCGATTACCATGCAGACAGCAGCTTCCAGATATCGACTGCGTTTACAGTAACGGAACCCCCCGCTGCAAAAATGTCCAGGTCCACGTTTGCCGGATCAGGATAGATGTTGTTGGTCATTACGGTACGGTAGTCGTCCGCATACACTTCGATGACGCTGGTGTCCACAAAAATGTGAAGGCGCAGCGGATCGCTTCCGGACCTTTCCAATCGGGCGGTTTGGATGCCCTCACTCCATCCGTCGGCCTTAGTACGGTCGAAACGGAGCTCATTGGCTGCGCGGTTGTACACGAGCAGCGTCTGCTCGCTCCGGTCCCGGGCGGCTCTTAGAACAAAGCCCACCTCTTCTGCTGAGCTGCCGTCCAGATTAAATTCAACCTTAATTTCAAGACAGTCGCTGCCCACATAGTCGGGCAGTGTCCGTACGCCCGGCCGGACGACAAGAGCCTCCTGGTGGTAGCTGTCCCTGCGAAGGACCTCAAGCTCTTCGACCGGCGTAAACTTCAATCTTCCATCCTTGTCAAGTTCCACCACCCGCGGAAGCGACATGGCGCCGCACCAGTCGTTTTTCCCGGTCGGACCGAAATTTTTGAACCAGGGCATCCAGTCCCACGCATTCAGCCATGCGATGATGATGCGCCGTCCTTGCCCGTCAAGGAAGGACTGCGGCGCATAGTATTCGAAACCAAGGTCCACATCGCCCATTGTATCCCAATCGAAGCGGCCGGTGGTGTAATCCATATCTCCTACCAGGTAGATCGTTTTGTGCTGCCCCATCCCCATCGGCGAGAACATGAGGACATGCCGGTCACCGAGGGGGAAGAAATCCGGGCACTCCCACATGTATCCCATCGTCCCGTCGCTCTCGGCGAGCACACCGGCATAGTCCCATTTGCGGAGATCCGGCGACCGGTAAAGGAGGGCTTTTCCGATATCGCCCTTCTGGGAACCGACCACCATGTACCAGGTATCGTCATGCTTCCACACCTTGGGGTCGCGGAAAGCGGCCGAGCCGTCTTCCGGCGGGACGGAAATAACCGGATTTCCATCATACTTTTGGAAAGTGATGCCGTCTTCGCTGGTGGCCAGGCATTGGCTTTGAATGACCGTGCCATCCTCCTGAATGATCGT carries:
- a CDS encoding glycoside hydrolase family 32 protein — translated: MSFTAKNRTPHREALLKAEQSIAKIKDAVSRDLTRLKYHFMAPAYWINDPNGLIFYKGEYHLFYQHYPYGAEWGSMHWGHAKSKDLVHWEHLPIALAPSEPYDLHERGGCFSGSAVDDNGVLSVLYTGTIIQEDGTVIQSQCLATSEDGITFQKYDGNPVISVPPEDGSAAFRDPKVWKHDDTWYMVVGSQKGDIGKALLYRSPDLRKWDYAGVLAESDGTMGYMWECPDFFPLGDRHVLMFSPMGMGQHKTIYLVGDMDYTTGRFDWDTMGDVDLGFEYYAPQSFLDGQGRRIIIAWLNAWDWMPWFKNFGPTGKNDWCGAMSLPRVVELDKDGRLKFTPVEELEVLRRDSYHQEALVVRPGVRTLPDYVGSDCLEIKVEFNLDGSSAEEVGFVLRAARDRSEQTLLVYNRAANELRFDRTKADGWSEGIQTARLERSGSDPLRLHIFVDTSVIEVYADDYRTVMTNNIYPDPANVDLDIFAAGGSVTVNAVDIWKLLSAW
- a CDS encoding glycosyltransferase, producing the protein MKIAIVTETFLPSTDGIVTRLCATIRWLRLNGHHVCIIAPDLGVTEFEGAKVVGIPARSFFLYRDKKLAYPSRKLKLALKQFGPDLIHVVNPALLGVAGIFYGRRLKLPMIASYHTQIPHYADYYGLPFLKPVLWWFFRTLHNRADLNLCPSQAIQTELVAKRFRDVHVWKHGVNTELFGPDNYSESMRDYLTGGQTGKIMLLYVGRLAAEKNIEKLRDILDSSPDYCLALVGDGPHRSFLEKHFHGTNTVFAGFIHGSSLAQAYASSDIFVFPSTSETLGLVLLEAMVSGLPVVAAKSGPTNEQIEDGVTGFLFEAENTDSMKRAVEKLADPHVRAAMSSNSHATGSRFGWSMPSEQLLGFYSNVLKAKQRIPSGHKRQFATFSSIGLLNGLIDLLSLNLLLQLWKSPSAVGLIMINTIAYALAVLNSYYWNANFTFQQDASFTSIEKITFSFQALLSLLISNAVFLLSVYMFGLLTLPLWLIHNAAKGLSMAVSSVSSFFMMKYAVFRLKR
- a CDS encoding GNAT family N-acetyltransferase, whose product is MMFTFRDAHREDFQLISTFPQNQMEAYFMFPRGGYPLHPEQLFEIAQNRLLPTVIERNNKIVGYCNIYDRTEGESCWLGNVIINPEFRGIGAGKHLIRVIKARAKEEIKVNEINLVCHNINTKALLFYYKLGFKPFDLKIMKDFNDNEIAGIMMKSKL
- a CDS encoding S8 family serine peptidase yields the protein MKKAAFLSKITVSIMLLLLLAANLAAGAPTESEKHSYLVGLTPGASSKALEAPGIQLKDKWDNLGAVHISATAAAIKGLENNPNVSYIEEDRPVFASSTGTSYSDGALTWGLQAVNAEQAWTRNATGVNIKVCVLDTGIDYGHPEFTRNGETIIKGSKNFVSDGHPDAADGDSHGTHVAGTIAGQTSNSGSKIGAAPGVDLYVARVLGDDGSGTTSGVINGLNWCQENKANVANLSLGSDKPSRTEQKAFDLAYQNGMLSIAASGNDGGRIGYPANYSSVVAVGAVDSSLSLAGFSNYGKNQELVAPGVGTLSSVPEGSGMLTSTKEIENGVETSYRSGGIEFSALGDATGPLIDCGLADSITSCSSKPESGSWIAFINRGSNTFAEKVQNAIAQGAAAAIIANNDTANPDDPGSFTLGSAGSWIPAVSVSYNSGNSIRSGALGIGIVNVSPWDYNYFEGTSMATPHVSAVAALAWSVNPQLTNEQIRQVLQTTAQDLGTAGLDNLYGYGLVQADAAAQMAGEL
- a CDS encoding MarR family winged helix-turn-helix transcriptional regulator translates to MDNRELSLKLFVVLSKAYKVAMDHAVKDMKKRGLSASEFTVLELLYHKGKIPLQRLGEKLLVTSGSITYTIDKLEQKGYLKRVASPEDRRVTYAEITAAGTELFDQLFPPHSEVIESIMQGLTVEEKQIAITLIKKIGFSAQEYKP